The window CGGGTTTTCTTGATACAAATTATAAGGGCAAAGAGGATGCCGCATTAAGAATGCTAAAAAAACACGACGTTGTTTTTATCCATGTTGAAGCTCCTGACGAATGCGGCCATATGGGCGACATCAAGGGTAAAATAAAAGCGATCGAAGATTTTGACAGCAAGATCGTCGGTGCTTTATTGGCCTGGACATTGGAACATAGCGACATAGAAACAAAGCTCCTCGTATTACCCGACCATCCAACCCCTATCAAATACATGACCCATACGCATGATATGGTGCCATTTGTCGTTTACGGGAATAAGATACAAGATACTGGATACAAGATGCAGATCAAAAGATTTACAGAGAAAGAGATCAAGAAGTCTAAGATAATAATTAGCCATGGATATAAGCTTATCAAGGAACTTTTGAAAAAATCAGGATAGAAGCATTTGCACACTTTGCCTTGCTTGTTGCGCATATAATAATATGCTAAGATTAGCTTATTGCGATATTTTCCTCGAGGTGAACCTGCCGGCTTAAGGCAGGGAAATTGCTATTAATATAGTAGAGGTGATTAATATGTCGACAAGATTACAGCCCCATTCATATTCCCCGCAGAAGGAATTTCTTCCGCTCATTTTAGGAAAAGATAAACTCCAAAAGAAAGACATCGGCAAGATCGAGCTTTTCAACGCCGGCTTGCAGAACGAGATACATAAATCCGATTCGGTAGAGGTTGCGATCAGGAAGATTGTCCGCATGGCCTTGGCTGCGGAGTTTGGCCCATCGCTTGTTAAAGCGAAGGGGGCCGAGGCAATGGTCGAAACAATCGTCCGCGGCATCATGGCCGATAATACATTGAGGAAGCAGGCTATAATTATTATAGATAAATTTGCAAAATGAATTCAGTCCTTGTCGTTGACGACGAGTTTTCAATAAGGGAATCCTTCAAGCTCATCCTGTCGCCTGCATACGAGGTCCTTCAGGCGGCGACGGGCGAGGGGGCTCTCAAGCTTACCGTTGACAATGTGGTCGACCTGGTTTACCTGGACATCCGGATGCCGGGGATGGACGGGATCGAGACCCTCAAGCGCCTCAAAGAGATTTCCCCCCAAACGGAAGTCGTCATGGTCACCGCAGTAAACGATGTCCAAAAAGCTTCTGAAGCCATTAAAATAGGTGCCTTCGACTATGTCGTAAAGCCATTCGATGTCGAAAAGATTCAAAACCTTACGCGGGATATATTAAGGAGAAAAAATATCCTTGCTTCCATCCGGGGGATCGGCGAGCTTTCCGTTCCCAGCTTGGTCGGCAGGACGGAAAAGATAAACCAGATCATGAAAAGGATCGAGGGGATTTCGGGTTCATTCGATTGGGCGCTCATTACTGGAGAAGCAGGCGTCGAAAAAGAATGGATAGCAAGGCTCATAAACGATTTGTCGCCTGAACCAAAAAGGTTCGCCGCTATTAATTGCAAAGGAAGGTCGGCCGCATATTTGAATAAAAAGCTTTTCCCTGGAAAGATGGGCAACAGCACCACAGAGCTTTCAAGAGATGGCGGCCTCATAAACTCCGCCCAGGTTTTATTTATTGATAATATCGAATATTTGCCGCAGGAGACGCAAGAAAAACTTCTTAAAGCGCCTATAAGGCTCATTTGCGGGGCTATCGTCAACCTCAAAGAGATCAACTTCAATAACGAGCTTTGGCAAAAATTAAGCGCCGTGCAGTTTGAAATCCCGCCGCTTAGGGAAAGGGCTGCGGACATACCGATAGTGATCGATTATTTTTTCAACGAATCCAAAAAAAACCACAATTCGAAGATAAAAGAGATTTTCCCTGGCGCGCTTAATATCTTTTCTGCTTACACTTGGCCTGGGAACATCGATGAGCTCCAGGCGGTAATCGAGCGGCTGG is drawn from Candidatus Saganbacteria bacterium and contains these coding sequences:
- a CDS encoding sigma-54-dependent Fis family transcriptional regulator, which gives rise to MNSVLVVDDEFSIRESFKLILSPAYEVLQAATGEGALKLTVDNVVDLVYLDIRMPGMDGIETLKRLKEISPQTEVVMVTAVNDVQKASEAIKIGAFDYVVKPFDVEKIQNLTRDILRRKNILASIRGIGELSVPSLVGRTEKINQIMKRIEGISGSFDWALITGEAGVEKEWIARLINDLSPEPKRFAAINCKGRSAAYLNKKLFPGKMGNSTTELSRDGGLINSAQVLFIDNIEYLPQETQEKLLKAPIRLICGAIVNLKEINFNNELWQKLSAVQFEIPPLRERAADIPIVIDYFFNESKKNHNSKIKEIFPGALNIFSAYTWPGNIDELQAVIERLVLTVNKPFIEENDLPIHILLSNSVSHTLSLEDAYSEFEKKFIGKILEMNSQDKEKTARALNIKPLVLDSKL